Proteins co-encoded in one Acidithiobacillus caldus ATCC 51756 genomic window:
- a CDS encoding NAD(P)/FAD-dependent oxidoreductase, with translation MDEISSWDYVIVGTGPAAAEAAVAIRELDNRGKLLMLGAERQLPYQRPPLSKGLWTGKDTVEELPLRSAAEWDGLSVQIHLGDAVIELDAGARTLTSASGRIYRYERLLLATGGRARQPELAIATLRDRVFTLRNFQDYERLQAAARPGLTVLVVGGGFLGAELAAALSRQEGLKVHHAFAGNAPLAHVLPPTLQKVVLARYGKAGVQLHPQHRLEGLDWEDGSVRAHFTTQAPIACDLLVYALGMESNLELAQQAGLTLDKGGVLVNTELRSSDSRIWAAGDLATYPDPVWQEPCRLEHWDNAEATGRAAGRAMAGRSEPFRHQSLFFSDLFELGFEAVGRCDSQRVLRVAAPPGGGKAVVYYGDGDWVEGVLLWNVWGKADAAREGIAAHRPLMDLHWVETLET, from the coding sequence ATGGACGAGATTTCCAGTTGGGATTATGTCATCGTTGGCACGGGTCCAGCTGCTGCCGAGGCGGCCGTGGCCATCCGTGAGCTGGACAACAGAGGCAAGCTGCTAATGCTCGGTGCTGAAAGGCAGTTGCCTTATCAGCGGCCGCCCTTATCCAAAGGACTCTGGACGGGCAAAGACACCGTAGAGGAGTTGCCCCTACGATCTGCCGCCGAATGGGACGGCCTTTCGGTGCAGATACACTTGGGAGACGCCGTGATCGAACTGGATGCTGGAGCGCGGACCCTCACCAGTGCCTCGGGAAGGATCTACCGCTACGAGCGACTCCTTCTGGCGACCGGGGGCCGTGCGCGACAGCCGGAGCTCGCCATCGCCACCTTGCGGGATCGCGTCTTCACGCTGCGCAACTTCCAGGACTACGAACGGCTACAAGCTGCTGCTCGACCGGGCCTCACCGTGCTGGTGGTAGGGGGAGGTTTCCTCGGTGCAGAACTGGCCGCAGCGCTCTCTCGGCAAGAGGGCCTGAAAGTCCACCACGCTTTTGCTGGAAACGCGCCCTTAGCCCATGTTTTACCCCCAACTTTGCAAAAGGTGGTCCTTGCCCGTTACGGCAAGGCAGGAGTTCAACTCCATCCACAACACCGCTTGGAAGGTCTCGACTGGGAGGATGGAAGTGTGCGGGCGCACTTCACAACCCAGGCACCCATAGCTTGCGATCTCCTGGTCTATGCTCTGGGCATGGAGAGTAATCTCGAGCTTGCCCAACAGGCGGGCCTTACTCTGGACAAGGGCGGAGTTCTGGTCAATACGGAGTTGCGCAGCAGTGACTCCCGCATCTGGGCTGCTGGGGATCTAGCCACCTATCCTGACCCAGTGTGGCAAGAACCTTGTCGTCTGGAACATTGGGACAATGCTGAGGCGACCGGAAGGGCGGCGGGGCGAGCTATGGCCGGTAGGTCGGAACCCTTCCGACATCAGTCCCTCTTCTTCAGTGACCTTTTCGAACTGGGTTTCGAAGCTGTGGGACGCTGCGATTCTCAGCGAGTACTACGCGTAGCCGCCCCGCCAGGGGGTGGGAAGGCGGTAGTCTATTATGGGGATGGTGACTGGGTGGAGGGTGTGCTGCTCTGGAATGTCTGGGGAAAAGCCGATGCTGCACGCGAAGGGATAGCCGCTCATCGACCTCTCATGGATCTTCACTGGGTAGAAACGCTGGAGACGTGA
- a CDS encoding MFS transporter — MAQNDVNIQGSPRSVLAGATIGFFIGAGSVSLYGPTAHIFVQAMHLSPTQIGWLVGMPMLTGALLRIPFGASVDHNGGRVPFLVLLVASLVGIAGLYWMLLTLYPNHLDAHSYPYLLALGALAGSGIATFSVGVGQVSYWYPRKKQGEALAVFGGLGDSSPGFVALILPSVILMTGLWSGYLFSLAMIILGILLYYFLGKNAPYFQYIHHMEKNAAIDHAKANGEELFPTGGVWHSLSLSASHWRTWPLVGLYFTNFGGFLALTVWLPTFWESYYHTKTMTAVILTASFSLLAAFIRVWGGALADREGGEKIAIISLTILLGGAVIMTLSQTFWLTVIGEFLVGAGMGINNGAVFKLVPHYVPDAVGGASGWVGGLGCLGGFAVPPLLGGFVDRFGTQGYPLGYSVYIGLAVVSLLLVWILVRTRDHVAGGHSISPMH, encoded by the coding sequence ATGGCGCAGAATGACGTGAACATTCAGGGTTCACCACGTAGCGTTCTGGCTGGAGCGACTATCGGTTTCTTTATTGGTGCGGGATCGGTATCTCTCTACGGGCCAACCGCACACATCTTTGTGCAAGCCATGCATCTATCTCCCACTCAAATTGGCTGGCTCGTCGGCATGCCTATGCTAACCGGTGCTCTTCTTCGCATACCGTTTGGTGCCTCTGTTGATCATAACGGGGGACGTGTCCCTTTCTTGGTCCTGCTCGTGGCGTCTTTGGTTGGGATAGCTGGACTCTACTGGATGCTATTGACCTTGTATCCGAATCATCTTGATGCACACTCTTATCCCTACTTGCTAGCGCTCGGCGCGCTTGCGGGCAGCGGTATTGCCACATTCTCCGTAGGCGTTGGACAGGTGTCCTACTGGTATCCGAGAAAAAAGCAAGGCGAAGCTTTGGCCGTTTTTGGCGGTTTAGGAGATTCATCTCCTGGATTTGTTGCACTCATTCTGCCAAGTGTGATACTGATGACCGGACTCTGGTCTGGTTATTTATTCTCCCTGGCCATGATTATCTTGGGAATTTTGCTTTATTATTTCCTGGGCAAAAACGCACCGTATTTTCAGTATATTCACCATATGGAGAAAAATGCAGCGATAGATCATGCTAAAGCGAATGGCGAGGAATTATTTCCTACAGGAGGTGTTTGGCATTCACTCAGTTTATCTGCGAGTCATTGGCGCACCTGGCCTCTAGTCGGGCTGTACTTTACCAATTTTGGCGGCTTTCTTGCGCTTACGGTCTGGCTTCCCACCTTTTGGGAGAGCTATTATCACACCAAGACCATGACCGCCGTCATTCTTACAGCATCCTTCTCTTTACTCGCTGCTTTCATTCGCGTCTGGGGTGGAGCGCTCGCGGATCGGGAGGGTGGTGAGAAAATTGCGATTATTTCGTTAACCATCTTACTCGGTGGTGCGGTCATCATGACCCTTTCACAAACCTTCTGGTTGACGGTAATCGGAGAATTCCTCGTGGGAGCCGGCATGGGCATAAACAACGGTGCCGTTTTCAAGCTGGTGCCCCATTACGTACCAGATGCGGTTGGCGGTGCGTCGGGTTGGGTTGGCGGTCTCGGCTGTCTGGGCGGCTTCGCGGTGCCTCCGCTCCTGGGAGGATTCGTCGATCGCTTTGGCACTCAGGGATATCCTCTTGGGTACAGCGTATATATCGGCCTGGCAGTCGTGAGCTTACTGTTGGTCTGGATTTTGGTTAGGACGCGAGACCACGTAGCTGGAGGACACTCCATTTCTCCGATGCATTGA
- a CDS encoding efflux RND transporter periplasmic adaptor subunit, whose amino-acid sequence MAELSEDLSQTPIRSRRNYLVFGLILALLLMGWAAWWVLVGSRRIATNDAYVEGNVTPVQAQSAGTIRRVYVENTEYVRAGTILASLQGDRSLLALQASEAALGRTVRQLRQEFAAVQETQAKLRAQQAQLTKLRDDLQRYRGAQASGAVATIQIADTTQDVNALQAEIAATAAKLQAAQALVEGTTLQNNPQVRAAVADLERRYIDWARRDLRAPISGFVVQRSAYPGLMIHPGERLFTIVPLDDLWVVANVKETQMAHLRPGQPVRLESYYYGDRVIFHGTVQGLLPGAGSAFAVLPPENATGNYIHIVERVPIRISLRRAEIRRYPLRPGLSMIAHIDIHQEGPKNVLEPITTTPTRGYESRIYAGELKRARRLAQRIIARNS is encoded by the coding sequence ATGGCTGAGTTGTCAGAAGACCTTTCCCAAACGCCTATTCGTTCCCGTCGTAATTACCTCGTATTTGGCCTCATTCTCGCCTTGCTGCTGATGGGGTGGGCGGCGTGGTGGGTGCTGGTAGGCAGTCGGCGTATTGCTACCAACGATGCCTACGTCGAGGGGAATGTCACACCCGTCCAGGCGCAAAGCGCGGGGACGATCCGGCGGGTATATGTGGAAAACACCGAATATGTGCGCGCCGGCACCATCCTCGCGAGTCTCCAGGGAGACCGTAGTCTGCTGGCTCTGCAAGCCAGCGAGGCCGCCTTGGGACGCACGGTGCGACAACTGCGCCAGGAATTTGCCGCAGTACAGGAAACTCAAGCAAAACTCCGCGCCCAACAGGCACAATTGACGAAGCTACGCGATGATCTCCAGCGGTACCGTGGCGCGCAGGCGAGCGGCGCCGTAGCCACCATTCAGATTGCTGACACTACGCAGGACGTAAACGCACTGCAGGCAGAGATCGCCGCAACGGCGGCCAAACTCCAGGCAGCACAAGCACTGGTGGAAGGCACCACCCTGCAAAATAACCCGCAGGTGCGGGCGGCGGTGGCCGATCTAGAGCGCCGCTATATCGACTGGGCCAGGCGCGATCTGCGGGCTCCCATCAGTGGTTTCGTAGTCCAGCGCAGCGCCTACCCCGGTCTGATGATTCACCCGGGAGAGCGGCTCTTCACCATCGTGCCCTTGGATGATCTCTGGGTAGTTGCCAACGTCAAAGAAACCCAGATGGCCCATCTGCGGCCAGGGCAACCGGTGCGACTGGAGAGCTATTACTACGGCGACCGTGTCATCTTTCACGGCACCGTTCAGGGGCTCCTGCCCGGCGCCGGCAGTGCCTTTGCCGTTCTGCCTCCAGAAAACGCGACGGGCAACTACATCCATATCGTTGAGCGGGTGCCGATTCGAATTAGCTTGCGGCGGGCAGAGATCCGCCGCTACCCCTTGCGCCCGGGCCTGTCCATGATCGCGCACATCGACATCCACCAAGAGGGCCCGAAAAACGTCCTCGAGCCCATCACAACTACCCCGACACGCGGATATGAGAGCCGCATCTACGCGGGAGAACTCAAGCGAGCGCGGCGATTGGCACAGAGGATAATCGCCAGGAATAGCTAG
- the narI gene encoding respiratory nitrate reductase subunit gamma, protein MIWSWNYFFFGVYPFIAGTTFLVGSAIRYEREQYGWSSFSSQILASKRYMMWASNLWHVGILTLFLGHFTGFLTNILEWLGADPVEHQWIAASAGITAGVLAMIGGLMLLLRRLLDPKVRYASRFMDIFILVWLLITLSFGLGTQFISVPDAVSGHVQNMQILIQYVRSIATFQPDPALIRTIPIIYKIHMFCGMTVFLLFPFSRLVHIWTVPLNYAIRPYQLVRAKIRSVI, encoded by the coding sequence ATGATCTGGTCTTGGAATTATTTTTTCTTTGGCGTCTATCCTTTCATTGCCGGGACGACATTCCTTGTCGGATCGGCAATCCGTTATGAGCGTGAGCAGTACGGTTGGTCAAGTTTCTCCAGCCAGATACTTGCATCAAAACGCTACATGATGTGGGCAAGTAATCTCTGGCATGTCGGTATTCTCACCCTCTTTCTTGGCCATTTTACTGGGTTTCTCACGAACATTCTCGAGTGGTTAGGGGCTGATCCTGTCGAACACCAGTGGATTGCCGCCAGTGCTGGAATCACCGCAGGTGTGCTTGCCATGATCGGGGGGCTCATGCTCCTGCTTCGGCGGCTTCTCGATCCCAAAGTCCGGTATGCTAGCCGCTTTATGGATATTTTTATTCTCGTGTGGTTGTTGATTACTCTGAGCTTTGGGCTGGGTACCCAGTTTATCAGCGTCCCGGACGCGGTATCGGGGCACGTTCAGAACATGCAGATCTTGATCCAGTATGTGCGGAGCATAGCGACATTCCAGCCGGATCCCGCTCTTATTCGCACTATTCCCATTATTTACAAGATCCATATGTTTTGTGGAATGACCGTCTTTCTGCTTTTTCCTTTTAGTAGACTGGTACATATCTGGACTGTGCCCTTGAATTACGCTATACGACCTTATCAGCTGGTGCGGGCCAAAATTCGTTCGGTCATATAG
- the narJ gene encoding nitrate reductase molybdenum cofactor assembly chaperone yields MIRQPLFHILALLLDYPDNALRTALPELRTDLLAEVRLLSSERSVVLQHIDWMEMQEPLALEAKYVETFDWTPSCDLHLSTHLLPEDDRGRGSVLLRLLEHYSAHGWIPSNHCLPDYLPVILDFAATLTTEESRVFLAGAQESISILERNLRAVHSPYADLVAIILPYAQLVDKLRAGVES; encoded by the coding sequence ATGATTCGCCAACCTCTGTTTCACATCCTCGCCCTGCTGTTGGACTATCCGGACAACGCGCTGCGCACCGCCCTTCCGGAACTCCGCACGGACCTGCTTGCAGAAGTCCGTCTGCTCTCATCTGAGCGAAGCGTGGTACTACAGCATATCGACTGGATGGAGATGCAAGAGCCGCTCGCACTGGAGGCGAAGTATGTCGAGACCTTCGACTGGACTCCAAGCTGCGACTTGCATTTGAGCACGCATCTTCTACCAGAAGACGACCGCGGCCGAGGGTCTGTGCTATTACGTTTACTGGAGCACTATTCGGCCCACGGTTGGATCCCCAGTAATCACTGTCTGCCCGATTACCTACCGGTGATTCTTGACTTTGCCGCCACACTCACCACGGAGGAGAGTCGCGTCTTTCTGGCGGGCGCGCAGGAGTCGATCTCGATCCTTGAGCGAAATCTGCGCGCCGTTCACAGTCCATATGCAGATCTGGTGGCGATAATCCTTCCGTATGCACAACTCGTTGACAAGCTTCGAGCAGGAGTGGAGTCATGA
- a CDS encoding MFS transporter, with protein MFRILHRQLRSVSAHSVPSRFLAVNLAIGLEHFLVLFNGGAYLPMIPRVIGSLGRNMIYGDWTQDLYFLALGLGLPLGRWASQRFGNRNSLLFCLAAIFFASLVNATTREYVPFLAARIVAGLAGGLSIPLSLNLLLRHYHSDRRDHGLFLWGIAAITPFAIGPFIGGWIDDAWGWRWLFLLNLPILLMSFLGIWLWEPPERQEERPSMDWLGYALLVASLVTLQMLCNLGSKDDWWRSPEIRLLAVLTLVLGGATVWWLRRQTLPALDLRSFRYVNFRVAALGVFLTALVFQGTLALLIVQYQLSFGYSARAIGEILLSLAIFAPASATFSHWYLGRHDPRPLALISLLLLSGAAWWLSSYDLPVSPSSLVEAPMLVGLGLGGAFAAWARIGLWGLSGPSEQRAAVALNLLRSTGQALGIPLVAALWERRLDLHRHFLVEVQGSNLLFWHAAERHFANVPGLLAASVRQHAAMLAFNEIFYLAAGIFGGLALWSLLSRVPKEKSSESIAEQTAIAELVEP; from the coding sequence ATGTTTCGGATCCTTCATCGCCAACTACGAAGTGTCAGCGCTCATTCGGTTCCTAGCCGCTTTCTTGCGGTCAACTTGGCTATTGGCCTGGAGCATTTCCTGGTCCTCTTCAATGGTGGTGCCTACCTGCCAATGATCCCCCGGGTCATTGGCTCCTTGGGGCGCAATATGATCTATGGTGACTGGACCCAAGACCTGTACTTCCTGGCTTTGGGCTTGGGCCTGCCGCTGGGGCGCTGGGCCAGCCAACGTTTTGGCAATCGTAATAGCCTACTCTTTTGTTTAGCAGCCATTTTTTTTGCGTCGCTGGTCAATGCCACAACGCGCGAATATGTGCCGTTTTTGGCCGCTCGCATTGTCGCCGGCCTCGCTGGGGGGCTGAGTATCCCCCTTTCCCTCAACCTGCTCTTGCGCCACTACCACAGTGACCGGCGCGACCACGGCTTATTTCTTTGGGGCATCGCCGCCATCACGCCCTTTGCCATTGGGCCTTTTATTGGTGGCTGGATTGACGATGCATGGGGGTGGCGGTGGTTATTCCTCCTCAATCTACCCATTCTGCTGATGAGTTTTCTGGGTATATGGCTGTGGGAGCCGCCGGAGCGCCAAGAGGAACGGCCATCGATGGACTGGTTGGGCTATGCCCTTTTGGTGGCGAGCCTGGTAACCCTGCAAATGCTTTGCAATCTGGGGAGTAAAGACGACTGGTGGCGCTCGCCGGAGATTCGCCTGCTGGCGGTGCTGACTCTGGTGTTGGGGGGGGCGACCGTCTGGTGGCTGCGACGACAGACCCTGCCAGCGTTGGATTTGCGCAGTTTTCGCTATGTCAATTTTCGCGTTGCAGCCCTCGGCGTTTTTCTCACCGCTCTGGTATTTCAGGGTACGCTGGCGTTACTCATCGTTCAGTATCAGCTCAGTTTTGGCTACAGTGCTCGCGCCATTGGCGAAATTCTTCTCAGTCTGGCCATTTTTGCACCCGCAAGCGCTACCTTCTCGCACTGGTATTTGGGCCGCCACGATCCTCGCCCACTGGCGCTAATTTCCTTGCTTTTGCTCAGTGGGGCTGCGTGGTGGCTTTCCAGTTATGACCTTCCGGTCTCGCCTAGTAGCCTCGTCGAGGCGCCCATGCTCGTGGGCTTGGGTCTTGGTGGGGCGTTTGCTGCCTGGGCACGGATCGGGCTCTGGGGGCTTTCTGGCCCGTCGGAACAGCGTGCTGCGGTCGCGTTGAATCTCCTCCGCAGTACCGGTCAGGCCCTGGGAATTCCCCTCGTAGCAGCCTTGTGGGAACGGCGTTTGGATCTCCATCGCCATTTTCTGGTGGAGGTGCAGGGCAGTAATCTGCTCTTTTGGCATGCCGCCGAGCGCCATTTTGCTAATGTTCCCGGCTTGCTCGCGGCGTCGGTGCGGCAACACGCTGCCATGCTCGCCTTCAACGAGATTTTTTACCTGGCTGCTGGGATTTTTGGTGGGCTGGCCCTATGGAGCCTGCTGTCACGAGTGCCAAAGGAAAAGAGTTCCGAGAGTATTGCGGAGCAGACGGCCATCGCCGAGCTGGTGGAACCATGA
- the narH gene encoding nitrate reductase subunit beta has protein sequence MKVRAQFALVFNLDKCIGCHTCSVTCKNTWTNRRGTEYIWFNNVETKPGIGYPKNWEHQDHWRGGWVRKNGRLQLKQGGRFWELMTIFANPHLPEILDYYEPFSFNYSHLVDSALVETAPVARPVSLVSGRTLDKIEWSANWEDQLGGTYKTRSVDYNLRDVPDSELLGEFEKTFFFYLPRMCNHCLNPACVAACPSGAIYKRGEDGIVLIDQDRCRGWRMCISACPYKKVYFNWESGKSEKCIACYPRVESGLPTICSDTCVGRIRYNGIMLYDADRIAEYANTENLEDLYEAQLKIFLDPHDPEVIAQARLDGIPDSWIDAAQRSPIYKMAVDWKIALPLHPEFRTLPMVWYVPPLSPMGREIHPKRIPQSAEEVLPRLESLRIPIDYLASLFTAGKHEPVIAALTKLIAMRAYQRSLHVDKRANLEVLAGADLDAATAHEMYRYLALAHYQDRFVIPTSHQETMMDDPYDFQGQNGFVFGNDSSTGISGAEIFPKRRKESPGANVQPLHFRPHR, from the coding sequence GTGAAAGTTCGCGCGCAATTTGCTCTGGTTTTTAATCTCGACAAGTGTATCGGCTGTCATACCTGTTCCGTAACCTGCAAGAATACCTGGACCAACCGTCGCGGCACTGAATACATCTGGTTCAATAATGTCGAAACCAAACCCGGCATAGGCTACCCCAAAAACTGGGAACATCAGGATCACTGGCGCGGCGGCTGGGTGCGTAAGAACGGCAGGTTGCAGTTGAAGCAAGGCGGACGCTTTTGGGAGTTGATGACAATATTTGCCAACCCACACCTTCCAGAAATTCTCGACTACTATGAGCCGTTTTCTTTCAATTATAGCCATCTAGTCGATAGCGCACTTGTGGAAACGGCACCTGTGGCTCGACCCGTATCCCTGGTGAGTGGACGCACACTAGACAAGATCGAATGGAGCGCCAACTGGGAAGACCAACTGGGCGGAACGTATAAAACCCGCTCAGTAGATTACAACCTGCGGGATGTGCCCGATAGCGAACTGCTTGGCGAATTCGAAAAAACCTTTTTTTTCTATCTACCGCGCATGTGCAACCATTGCCTTAATCCGGCTTGCGTAGCCGCATGCCCGTCGGGCGCGATCTATAAGCGAGGAGAAGACGGCATTGTGCTTATTGATCAGGATCGTTGTCGGGGATGGCGTATGTGCATTTCCGCCTGCCCCTACAAGAAAGTATATTTTAATTGGGAATCTGGGAAGTCGGAAAAGTGTATTGCGTGTTATCCTCGAGTAGAGTCCGGTCTACCGACTATCTGTTCCGACACGTGCGTCGGCCGTATCCGCTATAACGGCATCATGCTGTACGACGCGGACCGTATTGCCGAGTACGCCAACACCGAAAACCTCGAAGACCTTTATGAAGCACAGCTCAAGATCTTCCTGGATCCACACGATCCCGAAGTTATAGCCCAGGCTCGCTTGGATGGCATTCCCGATTCATGGATCGACGCAGCTCAACGATCGCCAATTTATAAAATGGCCGTCGACTGGAAAATAGCACTTCCCCTGCACCCAGAATTTCGCACCTTGCCCATGGTTTGGTACGTTCCGCCACTGTCGCCCATGGGCCGTGAGATTCATCCCAAGCGCATACCGCAAAGCGCAGAGGAGGTGCTTCCTCGATTGGAATCGTTACGGATTCCCATCGACTATCTGGCTAGCCTCTTCACCGCAGGCAAGCATGAACCAGTAATCGCGGCGTTGACCAAACTGATCGCGATGCGTGCCTATCAACGCAGCCTGCATGTAGACAAGCGCGCTAATTTAGAGGTTTTGGCGGGCGCGGATCTCGATGCTGCTACGGCGCACGAGATGTATCGCTACCTTGCCCTTGCCCATTACCAAGATCGTTTTGTCATCCCCACAAGCCACCAGGAAACCATGATGGACGATCCGTACGATTTCCAGGGGCAGAATGGTTTTGTCTTCGGTAACGATAGCAGCACCGGTATCAGCGGGGCTGAGATTTTCCCCAAGCGCCGCAAGGAGAGCCCCGGCGCAAACGTGCAACCCTTACACTTCCGTCCCCATCGATAG
- a CDS encoding DUF302 domain-containing protein, translating to MNDKNVRGLQQWVSSIGPDVLVTRMEAQLEKSRFTLFGRIDHAHAARSAGLFLPFCTVLIFGRPSGGTELMRVFPTLAIDLPSKILVYQREADVSVVAFTDLSYTVERHGLQGDRLLAQVDAFDREVHTIISTVLTDSG from the coding sequence ATGAACGACAAGAACGTACGAGGACTCCAGCAATGGGTGAGTTCAATTGGTCCAGACGTGCTCGTTACGCGGATGGAAGCGCAACTGGAGAAATCTCGATTCACACTCTTTGGTCGTATTGATCACGCGCATGCTGCAAGGAGTGCCGGTTTGTTCCTTCCTTTTTGCACAGTGCTCATATTTGGCAGGCCAAGCGGTGGTACCGAACTCATGCGGGTTTTTCCAACACTCGCAATCGACTTGCCGAGCAAGATCCTTGTCTACCAGCGTGAGGCCGACGTATCCGTAGTTGCGTTTACCGATTTGTCATATACTGTCGAGCGCCATGGACTCCAGGGTGACAGGCTCCTGGCTCAAGTGGACGCCTTCGACCGAGAGGTTCACACCATTATTTCGACTGTCCTAACCGATTCGGGATGA
- a CDS encoding DUF488 domain-containing protein yields MINHEESSQNTFHEPEHPGSSGPLAIRIWHVYDKPIPAGYRVLVERLWPRGQRKTDLSLVNWARNLAPSTALRQWFHHDPALWEEFRQRYLAELQDRVPEAQALLTAAAGQDLVLLYAAHDQQHNGALVLADFLRGLVQESHDQQHRATKLGN; encoded by the coding sequence TTGATTAACCACGAAGAAAGCAGCCAGAACACATTCCATGAACCGGAACATCCGGGGTCGTCCGGGCCTCTTGCCATTCGAATCTGGCATGTTTACGACAAGCCCATTCCGGCCGGATACCGCGTCCTCGTCGAGCGCTTATGGCCACGGGGGCAGCGCAAAACCGATCTCTCTCTGGTCAATTGGGCCAGGAATCTTGCCCCCAGCACCGCGCTACGGCAGTGGTTCCACCACGATCCCGCCCTTTGGGAGGAGTTCCGGCAGCGCTACTTGGCGGAACTGCAAGATCGTGTACCGGAAGCGCAAGCCTTGCTCACGGCCGCCGCGGGTCAGGACCTGGTGCTCCTCTATGCGGCCCACGACCAGCAGCACAACGGCGCTCTGGTCCTGGCTGACTTTTTGCGTGGTCTCGTACAAGAATCTCACGATCAGCAACATCGGGCGACCAAACTCGGAAACTAA
- a CDS encoding efflux transporter outer membrane subunit codes for MNIRIASTVLCLSLVVGGCARLPEQLPNNPKDQVDLDIPRPTGIAAAPWPAQEWWRSANDPELNRLVQIAFARNPDLRAAAAKVLLAQADVGAARSRLLPHFDADFALTQQYFSAQGLHLSANGTSNTFGALNPIDIHYHVDLWGQDRDLVRAARGRLAMNQAEAAQARLLVSTAVVVQYFALEGDRRLLQQTEHLHTLQEQAKAVAEGGFQQGLFNASQIHAEDLALAESAQRIAKLQAAIAAEKHALAALCGEGPSMTIGSATITKQALSPALGLPKNLPLRLLARRPDIVAARWAVQAAAAEVGAARAAFYPNINLRLLAGWNSIHLGDLFNPGNFAHAVGPVITLPIFEGGALRAHLRAQNAVFLAAQDRYRSTLLAALRQIADRLSTAQKLARQERAQRHAAAAAQSQWELRQQAWRQGLSDALPSIAAEITCVQVRQRRTAITTARWQNWALLESALGGGYRHTIKDG; via the coding sequence ATGAATATACGAATTGCATCGACTGTGCTGTGCCTCTCGCTCGTGGTGGGCGGCTGCGCGCGCCTACCTGAGCAGCTACCCAACAATCCGAAAGATCAGGTGGATTTAGACATTCCCAGACCCACCGGGATAGCCGCGGCACCCTGGCCCGCCCAAGAGTGGTGGCGGAGTGCGAACGATCCGGAACTTAACCGTCTGGTACAGATCGCTTTCGCGCGGAATCCGGATCTACGAGCCGCAGCGGCAAAGGTACTGCTGGCACAAGCCGATGTCGGCGCTGCGCGATCACGGCTCTTGCCCCATTTCGATGCCGATTTTGCACTCACGCAGCAATATTTTTCCGCCCAAGGTCTGCATCTCAGCGCCAATGGCACGAGCAATACTTTTGGCGCACTGAATCCCATCGACATCCACTATCACGTCGATCTTTGGGGGCAGGATCGCGATCTGGTGCGGGCAGCTCGCGGTCGCTTGGCCATGAACCAGGCGGAGGCAGCCCAGGCACGGCTATTGGTCAGTACGGCGGTCGTCGTCCAGTATTTCGCTCTCGAAGGTGACCGACGCTTGCTCCAGCAGACAGAACATCTGCATACCCTGCAAGAGCAGGCCAAGGCCGTGGCAGAGGGTGGTTTTCAACAAGGTTTGTTCAATGCCAGCCAGATCCATGCCGAAGATCTAGCCCTAGCCGAGTCCGCCCAGCGCATCGCCAAGCTGCAAGCGGCCATTGCTGCCGAGAAGCATGCCCTGGCCGCACTCTGCGGCGAAGGGCCTTCCATGACGATAGGGTCCGCTACCATCACGAAGCAGGCGCTCTCCCCAGCACTGGGGTTGCCGAAGAATCTCCCATTGCGATTGCTTGCTCGGCGCCCCGACATCGTCGCCGCCCGCTGGGCCGTGCAAGCGGCAGCGGCAGAGGTTGGGGCGGCACGGGCTGCCTTCTACCCAAACATCAATCTCCGTCTGCTCGCCGGTTGGAACAGTATCCACCTGGGCGATCTATTTAATCCGGGGAATTTCGCCCATGCCGTCGGTCCGGTCATTACCTTGCCGATTTTCGAGGGAGGAGCCCTACGTGCCCACCTGCGGGCGCAGAATGCGGTCTTTCTTGCTGCCCAGGATCGCTATCGGAGCACCCTCTTGGCAGCGTTACGCCAAATTGCCGATCGCCTGAGCACGGCGCAGAAGCTAGCACGCCAAGAACGGGCCCAGCGCCACGCCGCGGCAGCGGCGCAGTCACAGTGGGAGTTGCGCCAGCAAGCCTGGCGCCAGGGCCTGAGTGATGCTCTGCCCAGCATCGCGGCAGAAATCACCTGCGTTCAGGTTCGCCAACGGCGAACGGCTATTACCACCGCACGTTGGCAAAACTGGGCGCTACTGGAGTCCGCTTTGGGCGGAGGATATCGACATACGATAAAGGATGGCTGA